The segment AGTATGGGGCCCCTGTGATTCTCTTTTCAGGCGGCGAGCCGCTTATGAGACCTGACCTCCTGGAACTGATTGGATATGCAAAGGGAAAAGGCTTGCGGGCTGTTATTAGTACAAATGGCACATTAATTACAAGAGATAAGGCCAATGAGTTAAAGAAATACGGATTATCTTATGTCGGGATCAGCTTGGATGGCCTTAGAACAACGAATGACCGTTTCCGTGGTATCCCCGGTGCATTTGATGCTGCATTGGAGGGCATCAGGAATTGCATGCATGCAGGCATTAAGGTAGGCCTGCGGTTTACTATTAACAGAAGGAATGCACATGACATACCGGGCATTTTCCAACTTATTGATGAAGAAAATATACCGCGTGTTTGTTTCTATCATCTGGTATATTCAGGCAGGGGATCTAACCTCATAGAAGAAGACCTTTCACATCAGGAAACCAGGGATGTTGTTGATCTCATCATGGATAAGACCAGAGAATCGCATGACAGAGGGAAGAAAATAGAGGTTCTTACCGTGGATAACCATGCAGACGGACCTTACGTGTATTTGAGATTGTTAAAAGAGAACCCTAAAAGGGCAGCGAAAGTATACGAACTCTTGCAATGGAACGAGGGGAATAGTTCAGGCAAGGGGCTTGCCTGTATAAGCTGGGATGGCGAGGTACATGCCGACCAATTCTGGAGGCAATATTCCTTTGGAAATGTGAAAAAAAGAAAATTCAGCGAGATATGGGAAGATACTTCCAATGAGCTGATGGCCAGGCTCAAGAACAAAAATCCATATATTAAAGGACGTTGCGCAAAATGCAAATGGCTTGCAATTTGTAGCGGAAATTTCAGGGCAAGGGCAGAGGCATACTATGGAGATATGTGGGAACAAGACCCCGCTTGTTACCTTACGGATGAAGAAATTGGCATTATGACTGAACTGCCAGAAAAAGAGAGACAAAAGGTGGCTATATAAGATGTTCAATACGTAGCTTCTTTTTCTGATGTAAGGTGTAAGGGGTTTCCGGGATACCCAAGAAGATAGGTTATGTTGATTGCTTTTACTTTCGTGGAGATTGTTTTGCCGATCTCCCATGTGTAGCCATCACCTTTGACGGCACTCGTTAGTTCTCTTAGTTCTTTTATTGAATATGTTCTTAAATTGGAAATAATGCTATCCCATGAAATAGCTAAAGGTACAACAGGGATAAAGTAAGTCCAAAAGATTCTTGAAAAAGTTATTGGCTTCATAAAGGGTGTTGTTAAAAAAATGGTTAATGGTGTTATAATAGGGGTCAGAAGTAAGTTTTGCAGGCGCCTTTCGGTAAACTCAAAAATACAGATAGCAACCCGTTGGTCAACTGCATTCTGGAGTATAGCCTTCGCTAATTCAGGTCTGAAATGATGAAAACCAGTAAATATTGTCCGTACCCCTTTTATATCTTCAGGTACCTTAGCCGCATCAACCGGTTCCCTAAGATAATGTATTTGTCCTTTGGACAGTTTTGAAATCCTCTCAAAGGCATGAAGATTAGGATATTTGTCTGTGAGTGTTACTGTGATGGCACCTTGTTCCTGCATTGTCACCAACTGTAAATATGTCCAGGGGCCTGAGGCTCCGGAACACAAATCAACGATTTGTGTTGTATTCATGTGCTGTAAAACCTTCTTGAGAAGTGGAATAATAGGTTCGTATAACTGAAATGCCGTTATACCAAATTGTAACGAATCAGTTAGCAAATTACGAAACGTTGCCGGAAACCACCTTTTATCTTCCAATTCGAAGAAATGAATACGCTTCATCAATCCATAACTCCGTCCGAAGCAGAAAAGTTATTAAAAGCGGTAGTTAAAGTTTATAGCAAACAGGTGTGTGAGAAGGTCGTAACGTCCGTCTATTGTTTCTTCGGGTACCAGTTCCCCTACAGCATTATCTATGGTTCTTTTTTCATAAAAAACTATTCCGTAGGCAATATCGATCCATTTGTTCAGATTTTCTCCCCAGCGATACTCGAGTCCGGTGAACAATGCATGACGGCTGCTTTGAGGTACGGAAGGTTCAAAGGTCACACTGGGAACCGGTGTCTCGTGGAAGGCATATCCACCCCGTACCTTTACAGCTTCACTCAATGCGTATTCACCCCCCATGGCGAACCCTAAGGTATTTTCCCATTTCCTGACATCTTCGATATCTCCTAAAAATGGGTCTGTTTCAACCCTGAGGATGTCAAAACGGGACCAGTTGGTCCACTGTACATTTGCTTCCATACTCCAGCGGGTTCCATGCCTGTATGCATAACCAAAAGTAAGCATCTCAGGAAGGGTAAGGGTTGTTTTTGCCCGTGAGCTGATTTCCGGTGGCTGGGCGCTTAAATTCCATAAATTCAGTTTGCCGCTGAGGTTAATATCCGCCTTGCTTCGGAAGGAAATCCCGACGCTGTGGGATGGGGTAATTTGATAGAGCATGCCAGCATTGTATCCGAATGCATCGCCATCTATATCAAGCTTTCGGAAGCCTTCGGGGGGGACGCGGCTTTTTAGTTCAGTTTCTGCATAATAATAGCTAGGACCTGCCCCAAAAGACAGGGAAGGAAGCGGTCTGAATGCAATGGTTGGATTAATATTAAGAATCGTTAAATCAAATTCCGTTACGACAAATCGTGAGAATCCGTTTTCATTCCATTTGCCGTTTAATCCGTAAGGAACCGTTACCCCAATGCCTGCTGACAATTTATCCTTGATCAGCGGAGCGGCAAAATACAGATTTGGTATGCCAATGATTGTATCCATATCTTCCCGCCTACCCTCATTGATATTGATGCCGCGATATTTAACGTTAGCGTAAACAGCGCTCATCCCCAGGGAAACCTCAGGTCTTTGAAGCTGCGTGATGCCCGCAGGGTTGAAAGTAATCGCAGATGCATCGTCGGCACGTGCTGCAAATGCGTTTCCCTGTGCAAGTGCCGAGGCTCCAAGCACCGGGTTGTGGAGTCCGGAGGCTATTTGAGCAAAGGTATCCTTTGTGGTAAAGAAACACAGGGAAACAAAAAGAAAAGCACTTAACAAAGCCAGTAGGGCAGGTAAAAACAGATCATTTTTTTTCATAGAAGTCTTTCTTTCAAAGAGTACTAATTCTTGTGAAAACCTTTGTGTTTGTCAATAATAGCAAGGACTTTTTCTGTCAGGTTTGGATCAAATTTGGTATTTATTCCTTGTAATTATCTATGATGGAAAAAATTGCCGTCTCAAAAGGAATTTCTGTTCCCTTAAGGCCGTCAGGATATCCTTCGCCATTGTACCATTCATGATGATGGTGTACAATTGATAAAGCCTCTTTTAGAAAATTTACAGGTTCAAGAATTTTATACCCTATTTCGGGATGACGTTTTATCAGATTGAACTCTTCATCTGAAAAAGTGCCAGGCTTCATAAGCACGGTATCACATATTCCTATTTTCCCAATGTCATGCAAAAGAGCACCTTGCTCCAGGATCTTAACCTGAGATTCACTCATGCCGAGTTCTTTTGCAACCAAAGCAAACAGCGCTGCAGACTCTTTTGAATGGGCGGCAGTATATGAATCCTTGGCATCAATAGTAAGCAAAAGGGTTTGCGTAATAGAAAAAAAGTTTTTTTGAATATTTTTCCTTAAATCATGTATGAGCGATTCTGTTTTTGAGGACTCCTTACGATAATTGAGAGCCCTTTCTACCACAGCATGGATATCAGGTAAAAGGAAGGGCTTCATAAGGTAATCAAATGCCCCTTGTCGTAAGGCTGTAATTGCGCTCTGTGTAGAAGGGTAAGCGGTGATCATGACAACCGGAATTGCAGCATTCGTGTTTTTCAGGTCCTTGAGAAAATCCAAACCGTTTATTTTAGGCATTTTTATGTCTAAAAATATCATTGCAGGATTAAGATCCTTCAGGTAATTGATTGCTTCATCAGGGTTTGCTGTAGCAAACACCAAATACTTGTCTTTCAGCGTCATTTTTAATGATTCTCTTACGCCATAATCATCATCGATTACCATTATATTGGGTGGTTGATTTTGTTGGTTCATAGCAAATATCCCTTCTCTTGCTCTAATCTGGAGTTACCATAAAGTAGCGTGGTTAAATATTCGCATTTTTTATACCATTATTTCCATGGATTATAAATAAATACGGTATACTTGCCGTTGATGATAGTAATTATCCGGATAATAGGGAGAATTTTCCTGGAGATTATTTGTTTTGAATATTGACAAACCATACCTCTTTGTTATATACACATGTACAAAATTGTTCTTACACGGTCAATGATGAACAATTATAAATGGTTTTTTCTGTTAAAATAGGCTAAAATTAGGAAGAAATGGAGTATTATTAAACAGTTGGCGTAGTAATAATAGACAATCTGGTAATTCGATAGAAATTTAAAACGAAATGATGTCTGCACATTGAAATAAAAAATTCTATAACAGATAACTTCAAAAGACGAATCATTGAAAGAATTTAAATTACTGCGTATAAAAAGATACGAGACAACTTGTTAATTACGATTCTTTTGGTATGGTAATTGCGCATTGCGCGTGATATAGCAAATTAACTTTCTGTAAACATTCTGGTAAGAGACCATAACAAAATGCTGAAAATGTCGATAATAGTTGTAGGTAGTATGAGGTGCATCAGAAGAAGTTATTTTCGTATCGTTCTGATCTAAATTATATTCTGTAATTTTGATAAGGAGAGTAACTATGTACTCTTTGCTGGTAGTCTCTGATGATAATTCTACTTGTAGTATTTTTAGAAAGACGTTAGATGAAAACTACATTATCTATGCTGCAAAGGAGATTGGGGAAGCATTGCAAATGCTCATGAATAGAGACATAGATATTGTATTCCTGGATATCCTTTTGCCTAATGATGGAGCAAATAAACTTCTGGAGATGCTCCGGCAGGTAAATACGGATTCGGCGATTGTTATGAT is part of the Candidatus Jettenia sp. AMX2 genome and harbors:
- the ahbC gene encoding 12,18-didecarboxysiroheme deacetylase — its product is MIGISKLYCGTVEPSDALRYGRESGKLPSHLLQFSQDKKPVVVWNVGQRCNLKCIHCYSQSKDIEYPNELTTQEAKAMLDDIAEYGAPVILFSGGEPLMRPDLLELIGYAKGKGLRAVISTNGTLITRDKANELKKYGLSYVGISLDGLRTTNDRFRGIPGAFDAALEGIRNCMHAGIKVGLRFTINRRNAHDIPGIFQLIDEENIPRVCFYHLVYSGRGSNLIEEDLSHQETRDVVDLIMDKTRESHDRGKKIEVLTVDNHADGPYVYLRLLKENPKRAAKVYELLQWNEGNSSGKGLACISWDGEVHADQFWRQYSFGNVKKRKFSEIWEDTSNELMARLKNKNPYIKGRCAKCKWLAICSGNFRARAEAYYGDMWEQDPACYLTDEEIGIMTELPEKERQKVAI
- a CDS encoding outer membrane protein transport protein; this translates as MKKNDLFLPALLALLSAFLFVSLCFFTTKDTFAQIASGLHNPVLGASALAQGNAFAARADDASAITFNPAGITQLQRPEVSLGMSAVYANVKYRGININEGRREDMDTIIGIPNLYFAAPLIKDKLSAGIGVTVPYGLNGKWNENGFSRFVVTEFDLTILNINPTIAFRPLPSLSFGAGPSYYYAETELKSRVPPEGFRKLDIDGDAFGYNAGMLYQITPSHSVGISFRSKADINLSGKLNLWNLSAQPPEISSRAKTTLTLPEMLTFGYAYRHGTRWSMEANVQWTNWSRFDILRVETDPFLGDIEDVRKWENTLGFAMGGEYALSEAVKVRGGYAFHETPVPSVTFEPSVPQSSRHALFTGLEYRWGENLNKWIDIAYGIVFYEKRTIDNAVGELVPEETIDGRYDLLTHLFAINFNYRF
- a CDS encoding response regulator, encoding MNQQNQPPNIMVIDDDYGVRESLKMTLKDKYLVFATANPDEAINYLKDLNPAMIFLDIKMPKINGLDFLKDLKNTNAAIPVVMITAYPSTQSAITALRQGAFDYLMKPFLLPDIHAVVERALNYRKESSKTESLIHDLRKNIQKNFFSITQTLLLTIDAKDSYTAAHSKESAALFALVAKELGMSESQVKILEQGALLHDIGKIGICDTVLMKPGTFSDEEFNLIKRHPEIGYKILEPVNFLKEALSIVHHHHEWYNGEGYPDGLKGTEIPFETAIFSIIDNYKE